The following are encoded together in the Nocardioides sp. Arc9.136 genome:
- a CDS encoding ABC transporter permease, producing the protein MSTSTVVDPATSNAPEAAAASRARFASLVQRQGALAIFVVVVAVASVSFDTFASRGNLTGIAVQASFLAMLALGMTFVIMTGGIDLSVGSVFALGGVLAAWGSQHGTLVAFVLPLAVCGAIGLTQGLIIARGGLPPFIVTLAGLLFARGLLLLLSDEGATTYKVPRGSAFRKLAQGELFGIPYPVLLVVLFFAIGALVLHRTSYGASVLAIGGQEDAADLMGLPVQRTKVLTYVASSLLAGFGGIMIASYTSSGVTILGVGTELEAIAAVVLGGTLLTGGAGTVLGTLIGVLLLQVIKNVINQIGSLDSDWQSVVSGTILLLVVTLQRWLTRVDRT; encoded by the coding sequence ATGAGCACCTCCACCGTCGTCGACCCGGCGACGTCGAACGCGCCGGAGGCCGCCGCGGCCTCGCGGGCCCGGTTCGCCTCGCTGGTCCAGCGCCAGGGCGCGCTGGCGATCTTCGTGGTCGTGGTCGCCGTTGCGAGCGTCAGCTTCGACACCTTCGCGAGCCGGGGGAACCTGACCGGCATCGCGGTGCAGGCGTCGTTCCTCGCGATGCTCGCCCTCGGCATGACGTTCGTGATCATGACCGGCGGCATCGACCTGTCGGTCGGCAGCGTCTTCGCCCTCGGCGGCGTCCTCGCCGCCTGGGGCAGCCAGCACGGCACGCTCGTCGCGTTCGTCCTGCCTCTGGCGGTCTGCGGCGCGATCGGGCTCACCCAGGGGCTGATCATCGCCCGCGGCGGCCTGCCACCGTTCATCGTCACGCTGGCGGGTCTGCTGTTCGCCCGCGGGCTGCTGCTGCTCCTCAGCGACGAGGGCGCCACGACGTACAAGGTCCCGCGGGGCTCGGCGTTCCGGAAGCTCGCCCAGGGGGAGCTGTTCGGCATCCCCTACCCGGTCCTGCTGGTGGTGCTGTTCTTCGCGATCGGCGCCCTGGTGCTGCACCGCACGTCCTACGGCGCCTCCGTGCTCGCGATCGGCGGCCAGGAGGACGCGGCCGACCTGATGGGCCTCCCGGTGCAGCGCACCAAGGTGCTGACGTACGTCGCCTCCTCGCTGCTCGCCGGCTTCGGCGGCATCATGATCGCCAGCTACACCTCCTCGGGCGTCACGATCCTCGGTGTCGGCACCGAGCTCGAGGCGATCGCCGCGGTGGTCCTCGGCGGCACGCTGCTCACCGGCGGCGCCGGCACCGTGCTCGGCACGCTCATCGGCGTCCTGCTGCTGCAGGTGATCAAGAACGTCATCAACCAGATCGGCTCGCTGGACTCCGACTGGCAGTCCGTGGTCAGCGGCACCATCCTGCTGCTGGTCGTCACGCTGCAGCGCTGGCTCACCCGCGTCGACCGGACCTAG
- a CDS encoding aldose 1-epimerase family protein: MSRGGAEHELTHGGLVAVVTEVGGGVRLLQHDGRDLVRPYAADEVRPRFRGSVLLPWPNRVADGRYRFGGQEHQLPLTEPDRGNALHGLVCWVRFDMLDSTSDSATFGHRLVPQPGYPFELDVTVRHALAEDGLTTTVTARNAGAEDAPYGVAPHPYLVAGPGVVDDWTLQLPVTEVLEVTPDRLLPLDRSPVAGTDRDFLAARPIAGTAVDHAFTGVRPDPDGLARVRLHDGTGTGVQCVWDPTRLPWLQVHTGDLPDEPENDRRGLAVEPMTCPPDAFRSGEDLVVLRPGDEHTVSWTLGPL; the protein is encoded by the coding sequence GTGAGCCGGGGCGGGGCCGAGCACGAGCTCACCCACGGTGGGCTCGTCGCCGTCGTCACCGAGGTCGGCGGCGGTGTGCGCCTGCTCCAGCACGACGGCCGCGACCTGGTCCGTCCCTACGCAGCCGACGAGGTGCGTCCGCGCTTCCGCGGGTCGGTGCTGCTCCCGTGGCCCAACCGGGTCGCCGACGGGCGCTACCGCTTCGGCGGCCAGGAGCACCAGCTGCCGCTCACCGAGCCCGACCGCGGCAACGCGCTGCACGGCCTCGTGTGCTGGGTGCGCTTCGACATGCTCGACTCCACCTCCGACTCAGCGACCTTCGGCCACCGGCTGGTGCCGCAGCCGGGCTACCCCTTCGAGCTCGACGTGACCGTCCGTCACGCGCTCGCCGAGGACGGACTCACCACGACGGTGACGGCCCGGAACGCCGGCGCCGAGGACGCGCCGTACGGCGTGGCACCGCACCCCTACCTCGTCGCGGGCCCGGGCGTGGTCGACGACTGGACCCTGCAGCTGCCCGTCACCGAGGTGCTCGAGGTGACCCCCGACCGGCTGCTCCCGCTGGACCGCTCCCCCGTGGCCGGCACCGACCGCGACTTCCTCGCGGCCCGTCCCATCGCCGGCACCGCGGTGGACCACGCCTTCACCGGCGTGCGTCCGGACCCCGACGGGTTGGCCCGCGTGCGCCTGCACGACGGCACCGGCACCGGCGTGCAGTGCGTGTGGGACCCGACCCGCCTGCCCTGGCTCCAGGTCCACACCGGCGACCTCCCCGACGAGCCCGAGAACGACCGTCGCGGCCTGGCTGTCGAGCCGATGACCTGCCCGCCGGACGCGTTCCGCTCCGGCGAGGACCTCGTCGTGCTGCGTCCCGGTGACGAGCACACCGTGTCCTGGACCCTCGGCC
- a CDS encoding phytanoyl-CoA dioxygenase family protein produces the protein MTAAALDVPIDTDVIRDTIQTDGIIGCKGAFSREWVEQLREDVEAAFAEAQSREGGSVGRGPNRYYVEIHPEALRGFVDLVDHPWVRATCEAVLGPDYKIVEVGFDIPFEGAKNQPWHRDFPSPKETLEEGRLTSLAFNVTCVDTEEDMGPFEVAPGTHWDKGEEFNHGMFPLKKEYSRFEERAVRKYPQMGDISARSALTVHRGTKNESAKSRPVLVLGVDAPGAGNDEKHDLAVTRQYWENLPQRVRDHLDCPVVNELTPITQKHTIEGLVMGEA, from the coding sequence ATGACCGCCGCAGCACTCGACGTGCCGATCGACACGGACGTCATCCGCGACACCATCCAGACCGACGGCATCATCGGCTGCAAGGGCGCCTTCTCCCGCGAGTGGGTCGAGCAGCTCCGCGAGGACGTCGAGGCGGCCTTCGCCGAGGCCCAGTCCCGCGAGGGCGGCTCCGTCGGCCGCGGGCCGAACCGGTACTACGTCGAGATCCACCCCGAGGCCCTGCGCGGCTTCGTCGACCTCGTCGACCACCCGTGGGTCCGCGCGACCTGCGAGGCCGTCCTCGGCCCGGACTACAAGATCGTCGAGGTCGGCTTCGACATCCCGTTCGAGGGCGCCAAGAACCAGCCGTGGCACCGCGACTTCCCGAGCCCGAAGGAGACCCTCGAGGAGGGCCGGCTCACCTCGCTCGCCTTCAACGTGACCTGCGTCGACACCGAGGAGGACATGGGTCCCTTCGAGGTCGCGCCGGGCACCCACTGGGACAAGGGCGAGGAGTTCAACCACGGGATGTTCCCGCTGAAGAAGGAGTACTCCCGCTTCGAGGAGCGCGCCGTGCGCAAGTACCCGCAGATGGGTGACATCTCGGCGCGCTCCGCGCTCACGGTCCACCGCGGGACCAAGAACGAGTCGGCGAAGTCCCGTCCGGTCCTGGTGCTCGGCGTGGACGCCCCCGGCGCCGGCAACGACGAGAAGCACGACCTCGCCGTGACCCGCCAGTACTGGGAGAACCTCCCCCAGCGCGTCCGCGACCACCTCGACTGCCCCGTCGTCAACGAGCTCACGCCGATCACCCAGAAGCACACCATCGAGGGCCTGGTGATGGGCGAGGCCTGA
- a CDS encoding sugar ABC transporter ATP-binding protein, whose translation MTQTSSTPPRGGGDPVLQTVGVTKSFGGVHALRGVDFELRAGEIHTLVGENGAGKSTLIKVLTGVYTPDEGEVRYAGETVHFRRPSDAQHAGISTIYQEVNLVPLLSVARNIFLGREPRRFGLIDVRAMNRRARELVEELGIDIDVTAELGRLGLGSQQMVALARAMSVDSRVVIMDEPTSSLETKEVETLFRVARGLRDRGVGLVFVSHRLDELWELCDRVTILRDGQWVHTGTMAEMSRLELVSKMLGRDVEEVQAEGATEFGASHRQSEEPALVVSGLDVRNRLHGIDLEVRPGEVVGLAGLLGSGRSETVKAIYGALRAQSGDVTVAGSKVKANSVRGALASGVALLSEDRKAEGIVPDLSVRDNIALAVLPRMSRAGVVSEAKIDRLVDTFMKRLRIKASSPDQKVRELSGGNQQKVLIARWLATEPTVFLLDEPTRGIDVGAKSEVQALIDELAEQGLAVVLISSEMDELVEGADRIVVLHDGHVQAELDSTNLSSSELLTALAGDREMEGSSRE comes from the coding sequence GTGACGCAGACCAGCAGCACGCCGCCGCGGGGCGGTGGTGACCCCGTCCTCCAGACGGTCGGGGTCACCAAGTCCTTCGGCGGCGTCCACGCCCTCCGCGGCGTCGACTTCGAGCTCCGGGCGGGGGAGATCCACACGCTCGTGGGGGAGAACGGCGCCGGCAAGTCGACGCTGATCAAGGTCCTGACCGGCGTCTACACCCCCGACGAGGGGGAGGTCCGGTACGCCGGCGAGACGGTGCACTTCCGCCGTCCCTCCGACGCCCAGCACGCCGGGATCTCGACCATCTACCAGGAGGTGAACCTGGTCCCGCTGCTCAGCGTGGCCCGGAACATCTTCCTGGGGCGCGAGCCGCGCAGGTTCGGGCTCATCGACGTACGCGCGATGAACCGCCGGGCCCGTGAGCTCGTCGAGGAGCTCGGCATCGACATCGACGTCACCGCCGAGCTCGGCCGGCTCGGGCTCGGGTCGCAGCAGATGGTCGCCCTCGCCCGGGCCATGTCGGTCGACAGCCGGGTCGTGATCATGGACGAGCCGACGTCCTCGCTGGAGACCAAGGAGGTCGAGACCCTGTTCCGCGTCGCCCGCGGCCTGCGGGACCGGGGCGTGGGGCTGGTCTTCGTCTCCCACCGGCTCGACGAGCTGTGGGAGTTGTGCGACCGGGTCACCATCCTGCGCGACGGCCAGTGGGTCCACACCGGCACGATGGCCGAGATGAGCCGGCTCGAGCTGGTCTCGAAGATGCTCGGTCGCGACGTCGAGGAGGTCCAGGCCGAGGGCGCCACCGAGTTCGGCGCGTCCCACCGCCAGTCGGAGGAGCCGGCGCTGGTGGTCTCCGGGCTCGACGTCCGCAACCGCCTGCACGGCATCGACCTCGAGGTGCGCCCCGGCGAGGTGGTCGGCCTGGCCGGCCTCCTCGGCTCCGGGCGCAGCGAGACCGTCAAGGCCATCTACGGCGCCCTGCGCGCCCAGTCCGGTGACGTCACCGTCGCCGGGTCGAAGGTCAAGGCCAACTCGGTGAGGGGCGCGCTCGCCTCCGGCGTGGCGCTGCTGTCGGAGGACCGCAAGGCGGAGGGGATCGTCCCGGACCTCTCGGTCCGCGACAACATCGCGCTCGCCGTGCTCCCGCGGATGTCGCGCGCCGGGGTCGTGTCGGAGGCCAAGATCGACCGGCTCGTCGACACCTTCATGAAGCGGCTGCGGATCAAGGCGTCGAGCCCGGACCAGAAGGTCCGCGAGCTCTCCGGCGGCAACCAGCAGAAGGTGCTGATCGCCCGCTGGCTGGCCACCGAGCCCACCGTGTTCCTCCTCGACGAGCCGACCCGAGGCATCGACGTCGGCGCCAAGAGCGAGGTGCAGGCGCTCATCGACGAGCTCGCCGAGCAGGGGCTCGCCGTCGTGCTGATCTCCAGCGAGATGGACGAGCTCGTCGAGGGCGCGGACCGGATCGTCGTGCTGCACGACGGGCACGTCCAGGCCGAGCTCGACAGCACCAACCTGAGCAGCTCCGAGCTGCTGACCGCGCTGGCGGGAGACCGAGAGATGGAGGGGAGCAGCCGTGAGTGA
- a CDS encoding ABC transporter permease, producing the protein MSDGTATAPSATTAEDATTRTRPRFDQDWVRRNGVFVALGLLLLANVLLTDNFVSTGTLRLQLVQVAPVVIVALGMALVIGTEGIDLSVGAVMALAAALIPLYVGYGSVGAIVIGLVAGVVVGLIAGVLVAVVGVQPIVATLGLMVVGRGVANLFGGEIKSIREPGIVELGTGSVLGIPYVVLIAAAASIVVWLLVRRSTYGRQLVAIGGNKLAAQLAGLPVRRVLVTTYVVSGLLAAMAGILLAARSQASDPTKLGQLMELSAITAVVIGGTPLSGGQVRILGTIAGALLMQLITATLIFHNIPDSTAQIVQAVIVIAAVYVQLGRGKARRT; encoded by the coding sequence GTGAGTGACGGCACTGCCACGGCCCCGTCGGCCACCACGGCCGAGGACGCCACCACCCGCACCCGACCGCGCTTCGACCAGGACTGGGTGCGGCGCAACGGCGTGTTCGTCGCGCTGGGCCTGCTGCTCCTGGCCAACGTGCTGCTGACCGACAACTTCGTCAGCACCGGGACCCTGCGGCTGCAGCTCGTCCAGGTCGCGCCGGTCGTGATCGTCGCGCTCGGCATGGCGCTGGTGATCGGCACCGAGGGCATCGACCTGTCCGTGGGCGCCGTGATGGCGCTCGCCGCCGCCCTCATCCCGCTCTATGTCGGGTACGGCTCGGTCGGCGCGATCGTCATCGGCCTCGTCGCCGGCGTCGTGGTCGGCCTGATCGCCGGTGTGCTGGTCGCCGTCGTCGGGGTGCAACCGATCGTCGCGACCCTCGGCCTGATGGTCGTCGGTCGCGGCGTCGCGAACCTCTTCGGCGGGGAGATCAAGAGCATCCGCGAGCCCGGGATCGTCGAGCTCGGCACGGGGAGCGTCCTCGGCATCCCCTACGTCGTGCTCATCGCCGCGGCCGCGTCGATCGTGGTCTGGCTCCTCGTGCGGCGCTCGACCTACGGGCGCCAGCTCGTGGCGATCGGCGGCAACAAGCTCGCCGCCCAGCTCGCCGGCCTGCCCGTGCGGCGCGTGCTCGTGACGACGTACGTCGTCTCCGGGCTGCTCGCCGCGATGGCCGGCATCCTGCTGGCGGCCCGCTCGCAGGCGAGCGACCCGACGAAGCTCGGTCAGCTGATGGAGCTCTCGGCCATCACCGCGGTCGTCATCGGTGGCACGCCGCTCTCCGGCGGCCAGGTGCGGATCCTCGGCACCATCGCCGGAGCGCTGCTCATGCAGCTGATCACCGCCACCTTGATCTTCCACAACATCCCGGACTCGACGGCCCAGATCGTGCAGGCGGTCATCGTCATCGCCGCCGTCTACGTCCAGCTCGGCCGAGGAAAGGCGCGACGCACATGA
- the pheS gene encoding phenylalanine--tRNA ligase subunit alpha codes for MSGPNTDYDPVEVTALKPEEVESARDAALAAIAAATDLAELKQVRIDHTGDRSPLALANREIGALPPQARKEAGQRIGQARGAVAKALGERQAVLEVEHEERMLVEETVDVTLPTDRLPAGARHPLTTGAELIADIFVAMGWEVAEGPVIEAEWLNFDALNLGPDHPARTMQDTFWTDPQDDGVVLRTHTSPVQARTMLTRTPPIYVVCPGRVFRTDEYDATHSPMFHQVEGLAIDEGITMAHLKGTLDHFATAMFGEGSTTRFRPSYFPFTEPSAEVDLLCFVCRGAGELEGARCRTCRGEGWIEWGGCGVVNPRVLAACGVDSERYTGFAFGMGIDRTLMFRHGVEDLRGFFEGDVRFTTAFGSEL; via the coding sequence ATGTCCGGACCCAACACCGACTACGACCCCGTGGAGGTCACTGCCTTGAAGCCCGAGGAGGTCGAGTCGGCACGCGACGCCGCGCTCGCCGCCATCGCCGCCGCGACCGACCTCGCCGAGCTCAAGCAGGTGCGCATCGACCACACCGGCGACCGCTCGCCGCTGGCGCTCGCCAACCGCGAGATCGGCGCACTGCCGCCCCAGGCCCGCAAGGAGGCCGGCCAGCGGATCGGCCAGGCTCGCGGTGCCGTGGCCAAGGCGCTGGGCGAGCGGCAGGCCGTGCTCGAGGTCGAGCACGAGGAGCGGATGCTGGTCGAGGAGACCGTCGACGTCACCCTGCCCACCGACCGCCTGCCCGCCGGTGCGCGGCACCCGCTCACCACCGGCGCGGAGCTGATCGCCGACATCTTCGTGGCGATGGGCTGGGAGGTCGCCGAGGGTCCGGTCATCGAGGCCGAGTGGCTGAACTTCGACGCGCTCAACCTCGGTCCCGACCACCCGGCACGGACGATGCAGGACACCTTCTGGACCGACCCGCAGGACGACGGTGTCGTGCTCCGGACCCACACGTCGCCGGTGCAGGCGCGGACCATGCTCACCCGGACGCCGCCCATCTACGTCGTGTGCCCCGGCCGGGTCTTCCGGACCGACGAGTACGACGCCACGCACAGCCCGATGTTCCACCAGGTCGAGGGCCTCGCCATCGACGAGGGCATCACCATGGCGCACCTCAAGGGGACCCTCGACCACTTCGCCACGGCGATGTTCGGCGAGGGCTCGACGACACGGTTCCGCCCGTCGTACTTCCCCTTCACCGAGCCGTCCGCCGAGGTCGACCTGCTGTGCTTCGTGTGCCGCGGTGCCGGGGAGCTCGAGGGCGCCCGCTGCCGCACCTGCCGCGGCGAGGGCTGGATCGAGTGGGGTGGCTGCGGCGTGGTCAACCCGCGCGTGCTGGCCGCCTGCGGCGTCGACAGCGAGCGCTACACCGGCTTCGCGTTCGGCATGGGCATCGACCGCACCCTGATGTTCCGGCACGGCGTGGAGGACCTCCGCGGGTTCTTCGAGGGCGACGTCCGGTTCACCACCGCTTTCGGAAGCGAGCTCTGA
- a CDS encoding ABC transporter substrate-binding protein — protein sequence MKTMNRTAPWKTIAAAAVAGLALTGCTNSGDDSASDDAGTGKDEQVVKETENTGPGCTLDKYGAEKLDLKNATVGFSQSEPDTAAFRAAETESIKEAAKEAGVKKLITTNANAELPKQIADIQDMLNQGAQFLIVAPVNSDGLDPALDAAKKKGVPVLTIDRKVTNEPCSDYIAFLGSDFYDQGMRAADAMAEATGGEGKVAVLLGSSGNNVTDERNAGFKDRVEEEYPDLEIIVEQTANFARDEGQSVTEQLLQSNPEITAIYAHNDEMALGAVTAVRAAGKDPGSDIKIVSIDGTRNAVQAIVDGDINAVIESNPRFGPLAFETATKFYDGEEIPEDVIIEDDSYTTENAEQDLGKAF from the coding sequence ATGAAGACCATGAACCGCACGGCGCCCTGGAAGACGATCGCCGCAGCGGCGGTGGCCGGTCTCGCCCTGACCGGCTGCACCAACTCCGGCGACGACAGCGCCTCGGACGACGCCGGCACCGGCAAGGACGAGCAGGTCGTCAAGGAGACCGAGAACACCGGTCCCGGCTGCACGCTGGACAAGTACGGCGCCGAGAAGCTCGACCTGAAGAACGCCACCGTCGGGTTCTCCCAGTCCGAGCCGGACACCGCCGCCTTCCGCGCGGCGGAGACCGAGTCGATCAAGGAGGCCGCGAAGGAGGCCGGCGTCAAGAAGCTGATCACCACCAACGCGAACGCCGAGCTGCCCAAGCAGATCGCCGACATCCAGGACATGCTCAACCAGGGCGCGCAGTTCCTCATCGTCGCGCCGGTCAACTCCGACGGCCTCGACCCCGCCCTCGACGCCGCCAAGAAGAAGGGCGTCCCGGTCCTCACCATCGACCGCAAGGTGACCAACGAGCCGTGCTCGGACTACATCGCGTTCCTGGGCTCGGACTTCTACGACCAGGGGATGCGCGCCGCCGACGCGATGGCCGAGGCCACCGGTGGCGAGGGCAAGGTCGCGGTGCTGCTCGGCTCCTCGGGCAACAACGTCACCGACGAGCGCAACGCCGGCTTCAAGGACCGCGTCGAGGAGGAGTACCCCGACCTGGAGATCATCGTCGAGCAGACGGCGAACTTCGCGCGTGACGAGGGCCAGTCGGTGACCGAGCAGCTGCTCCAGTCCAACCCGGAGATCACCGCGATCTACGCCCACAACGACGAGATGGCGCTCGGCGCCGTCACGGCCGTCCGCGCCGCGGGCAAGGACCCGGGCAGCGACATCAAGATCGTGTCGATCGACGGCACGCGCAACGCCGTCCAGGCCATCGTCGACGGCGACATCAACGCCGTCATCGAGTCCAACCCGCGCTTCGGCCCGCTCGCCTTCGAGACCGCGACGAAGTTCTACGACGGTGAGGAGATCCCCGAGGACGTCATCATCGAGGACGACTCCTACACCACCGAGAACGCCGAGCAGGACCTCGGCAAGGCGTTCTGA
- a CDS encoding LacI family DNA-binding transcriptional regulator: MRANLRDVAERAGVSVRTVSNVVNTPEVVAPATRERVQRVIDEVGYRPNIAARQLRRGRGDVIGLVVPEIDSPYFAELAAHVVRAAEERGWTVLVEQTDGDPRRERDLLDGARGQGVDGVVFSPWSMTPAEVSRRSSAPPVVMLGEQAGFGHVDRVAIDNQAAAREATAHLVASGRRRVAAVGLQPHLSNETARHRLAGYRAALAAGGLPEDPALEVGVERLHHADGVRAMAALLDLADPPDAVFCFTDQLALGALRACASREVAVPGDLDVVGFDDIEAGRYSVPSLTTVAPDKQRLAALALQTLAERMADPSLPGRDVVVPHELLVRESAPGR, from the coding sequence ATGAGGGCGAACCTGCGGGACGTGGCCGAGCGCGCGGGCGTGAGCGTCCGCACCGTGTCGAACGTCGTGAACACCCCCGAGGTCGTCGCCCCCGCCACCCGGGAGCGGGTCCAGCGCGTGATCGACGAGGTCGGCTACCGGCCCAACATCGCGGCCCGCCAGCTGCGCCGCGGGCGCGGCGACGTCATCGGGCTGGTCGTGCCGGAGATCGACTCGCCGTACTTCGCCGAGCTGGCCGCCCACGTCGTCCGCGCCGCCGAGGAGCGGGGCTGGACGGTCCTGGTCGAGCAGACCGACGGCGACCCCCGGCGGGAGCGCGACCTCCTCGACGGTGCCCGCGGGCAGGGCGTGGACGGCGTGGTGTTCAGCCCGTGGTCGATGACGCCGGCCGAGGTCTCGCGCCGCTCGAGCGCGCCGCCGGTGGTGATGCTGGGGGAGCAGGCCGGCTTCGGGCACGTCGACCGCGTCGCCATCGACAACCAGGCGGCCGCGCGCGAGGCCACGGCGCACCTCGTCGCCTCCGGGCGGCGCCGGGTCGCAGCCGTCGGCCTGCAGCCGCACCTGAGCAACGAGACGGCCCGGCACCGGCTCGCCGGCTACCGGGCCGCGCTCGCCGCCGGCGGGCTGCCGGAGGACCCGGCGCTCGAGGTGGGCGTCGAGCGGCTGCACCACGCCGACGGCGTACGGGCCATGGCGGCCCTGCTCGACCTCGCCGACCCGCCGGACGCCGTCTTCTGCTTCACCGACCAGCTCGCGCTCGGCGCCCTGCGGGCGTGCGCGTCCCGCGAGGTCGCCGTCCCCGGCGACCTCGACGTCGTCGGCTTCGACGACATCGAGGCCGGCCGCTACTCGGTGCCGTCGCTGACGACGGTGGCGCCCGACAAGCAGCGGCTCGCCGCGCTCGCCCTCCAGACGCTCGCCGAGCGGATGGCCGACCCCTCGCTGCCCGGTCGCGACGTCGTCGTCCCCCACGAGCTGCTGGTCCGGGAGAGCGCCCCCGGCCGGTGA
- a CDS encoding DeoR/GlpR family DNA-binding transcription regulator has translation MLAAERQARILHEVQQRGAARVSQLARLLEVSEMTIRRDLDNLASQGRLDKVHGGATIAGGTKPSTDEPGFEAKWARQTAEKEAIAAAAAAMVRPGSAVGLSAGTTTWTLAHHLRTIPDLTVVTNSMRVAEVLHKAGGAAPNVVLTGGVRTPSDALVGPVAVSSLRLLHLDLVFLGVHGMDARAGYTTPNLLEADTDQALVAAGQRLVVLADHTKWGIIGISTIVPLDRADVVVADDGLDPDGRATMRELGVDLVLAPLTAGRTAGTADGVGNAS, from the coding sequence TTGCTCGCCGCCGAACGCCAGGCACGCATCCTGCACGAGGTGCAGCAGCGCGGAGCAGCCCGCGTCAGCCAGCTCGCCCGGCTGCTCGAGGTCTCGGAGATGACCATCCGGCGGGACCTGGACAACCTGGCCTCCCAGGGCCGCCTGGACAAGGTCCACGGCGGCGCGACGATCGCGGGCGGCACCAAGCCCAGCACCGACGAGCCGGGGTTCGAGGCCAAGTGGGCGCGCCAGACCGCGGAGAAGGAGGCGATCGCCGCCGCCGCCGCGGCGATGGTGCGTCCGGGCTCCGCCGTCGGGCTGTCGGCCGGCACGACGACCTGGACCCTGGCGCACCACCTGCGCACGATCCCGGACCTGACGGTCGTGACGAACTCGATGCGGGTCGCGGAGGTGCTGCACAAGGCGGGCGGCGCTGCCCCCAACGTCGTCCTCACCGGCGGCGTGCGCACGCCCTCCGACGCCCTCGTCGGACCGGTGGCGGTCTCCTCCCTGCGGCTGCTCCACCTGGACCTGGTCTTCCTGGGCGTGCACGGGATGGACGCCCGCGCCGGCTACACCACGCCCAACCTGCTCGAGGCCGACACCGACCAGGCGCTCGTCGCCGCCGGCCAGCGCCTCGTGGTCCTGGCCGACCACACCAAGTGGGGGATCATCGGCATCTCGACGATCGTCCCGCTGGACCGGGCCGACGTCGTCGTCGCCGACGACGGCCTCGACCCGGACGGCCGGGCGACCATGCGTGAGCTGGGGGTCGACCTCGTGCTCGCACCGCTGACCGCCGGTCGGACCGCCGGCACCGCCGACGGCGTCGGGAACGCCTCGTGA